The Acropora muricata isolate sample 2 chromosome 4, ASM3666990v1, whole genome shotgun sequence genome contains the following window.
CAAAATATTTCTCCTCTCTCGCAGTTCACCGAACACTAGGACCAACTTCGTTACAGGTGTTCGAGAAGAGAGATCTGGCGggtctgggaaaaaaaaaaaacatgtttctttattttgccaTAATCTAGCGCCCATCGTCTGTGGTTTACACTTGAATGGTTAAGAAATGTAATTTCTGGCACATTGTCAAAATCAGGTTTCTTTTCACGATTAAAGTTGTTTTCATTGATAGTCTGAGTTGAGTTCAGGTCAATTCGGTTCAGTTAACGGTCTTTTGCGATGTCACGCAAGGCTTCCCCCACCCCCACAAAGAAAGGTCAAACATTGCGTGATTTCCCAAAAGTAAACTAACCCTTGAAGGCGAGGTTACCAAGTTTGATAACCTTAATGCTTGTATTGGAATAATCTTTCGCTGGAAGTTGGAAGTCTTCAAAATGGTACGTCACTTTTCTCCGTTTTTCTTTCTCCTTATAGATCTTAAATTGTGTGTTGTCTACAAGGGTAGTTAGGCTGGCGTTGAGTACATCAGTCACTCCTCCCACCTCTACGATCCAAATGTGAGGGCATAGTTTCAGTCGAtgtcaacctgacttcgagggttaaAAATCGTCGTCCTCGTTAGGTATAACCTCTGAAGTTTCCTTCAAACTAAATGtgaattcagtttgagaaatatTTAGAGTATGTATGTGTTGACATAGTGCCGTTTTGTTAGCAAAtgtgttttcaaaaaatgccaaCGATGAGAGATTGCGTTCAAAGATTGCGCATAAAGTTGCGGTGTCATTTCAGACGAAAGCTGCATGTTATTTCCTATTTCCTGAAAGTTTCCGTAGCACGAAAAATAGTCAGAACGAAAGTACATTGTACATTATAACATTCAATGAAATTTTCGAAAagatatttgttattttgttagCAAATGTGATATTTTGTTATCAAATTTTCGAAAAGATATTTGTTAAAACTTCACTCGTCCAACAGACGACCTTTGGAGTTCTCATACTCGTGCGGACAATCTTTTTCTCTATGACGACCGTATGACCAAGAATATGAATCCCCGGCCGACCTCCCTTTCGTTGATTTTATCATGTGTCGTGAAAAAGCGAAAAGCCCCGATGGACTTCACTGCAATGAAGTCTTTTCATGaaattaatctttgattactttCGATTTGAtttaagtctttttcatgaaatAGTGGTAAATTTATTaaggcctgtccaaacggtaaatgttttacggtaaaacatgctaaaacattgttggttggaaaaacatttttccgtttggccaccttgttttgtgctgtttaaacatgtttcaacatgttttaacgtgttgggtaagatttgaactctgtcaaacattcgataaacaatcttaaaacatttcttttgttctcgtgtTTGGTCAGCGATGTTTTGCGCGTTTGGACAGATGCTTAAAACATGTATGATGCGCGCATACGAGTTGACTCTATTGGGTtgtttgtatccatggatacgGTGTCGCGTCACGCGCTCATTTCTCTCAATTTGGCGAACGAAGAGGACGTTTTAGTCGATCTGTCAGAAAATGTTATCGAAGATAAGTCTACACCAAAGCGgaaaggaaataaagttagAACAAGGAGATGGACTGACGAAGAGACGGACATTCTTGTCGATATGTTTGAGGAAAGCGCCTGTCTATGGGGGACATATCTAGCAAAGACTATTACATGAAGGATAAGCGTGACAgtggtctccttcgcagccgttattcaggtcgtcacgcaatgctcctccccaactaacggctgctcactccagctctgcattcctttccctttgttactgagaaccaacaacatgcatgtaaatGTTAGCAGCTACACCaattatatttctcgttacatttgccgccaaaggtccaggtttccaagaaatggaagcctgctccttattggtcaatttaaggaaaggaatgcagcgctcgagtgagcggccgttagttggggaggagcgttacgtgacaaccctaataacggctgcgaaggagaccagCGTGACAGAGGAAGAATTCTTTGCTTCTTTGATATTAGTacttgttttgataaaacatgttttaagatgttttatgcCGTTTGGCCACTCTGTAAAACATCGGCATGTTTTAACCTAAAACATGTTTAAgcatgttttacggtaaaacatttaccgtttggacaggccttAAAGTAATCAGCAACCTGTAATGCAATTagtgactggttcatttaaagtgcagttttaattttgattggtttatccCACCGTCCGATTACAAAATGTACGATTACAGACTGTTCGATTATACGCTGTCCGATTACAAAGCGTCCGATTACATGATAGGAAGccaatggccgtttttatacttcAGGACGCATTATCAGTATGGACGAACTTGAACGACGCGCAACTGAAGatagacggataatgcgtcttgtgcccgtctagGCGGGCACCTACACACAATAACCAGAATAACCAGACGAAAAAGGAATGTTTGCCCAACACGAAAAAGGAATgtttgcccaacacacaataaccagaataaccagacgaaaaaggaatgtttgcccaagttcatACTGACGGATATTGCGTCCTctggtataaaaacggccaCTTAGAAGAAAATACATGgtattttaaaccaatcacattcgaggaatgtttaatattttttattgctCTTGAAAAAGCCGTCTGTACTCTGGACAGATTTCATCTTGTTAATTACTCGAAATTTTAATCTGAGTTACGGAGGATCGTTGCTTGACAACGGAAACCAGTGCCTCCGTTGACAAAGGGGGAATTTGTTTCCGGTCTATAACAGGGTTACTCGCCTACCCGAGCTATCCTGAGCCGAAAAAGTTGTTCAAAAATTTATAGAAAGTGAAACAACAGGCGTTTGTATTAGGGAGAAATTTAAGCTTGACCAGGAGCTGATCGGCTCCTGGTCGGACCTGATGCAATCTAAACTTTGAGTAGACCCTAATTTATGCAAGAGATGAAATGGCAAGAAAAATTTACGCGCATGCGCAAGACTCGGTGGACACGTCCCGTCGTGTGTCCTCCAAGTCTCGCGCGTGTATGTTGTTTGCTCGTTtgtctctcgccgaaattaggaacaactttcagtctacaatCCTGGCCATaagagaaaagccctgggaaaaAGGTTGGGGACACCTGCCCTTTTGCGCTCTAAAACACACGATTTAGACTACGTCCTTGACGTTTTAGAATAAGATGAATAGTAGCCAGACTCCACCCCTCCCCCCACCCCTAGCAatgttgaaaaggaaaaagggaCCATGGAAAGTTAATAGAGAGCTGTGTTGGAACCGAACGTAACTCCTGTAAAATCGTGATTCTTGGAATGAAACGTAAATCTCTATCTTATCGTCACTTAAGTTGGAAAATACTGTTCTTGGAGACGAACAATTCTTGAAACGAGGCTATTCTGAAGCTAATGTAGagctttttattttttcaagatttttatCAATGTTGACAGGGGGAGGGGGGATGGCTTGCGCGGTGTTGGTCTTAAGAGATCATCCGCGTGAACTGACCCAATACTTTTGGCCAGGATTGTAGCCACAATCTGTAGTAAATATAAATGTTAGTACTTTATTTCGGCTAGCCAAACTAGCCTTCTCCAGGTGCCATATATAAGTATACTCATAAAGTACTTTTGCACCTAAAGAAGACTGGTTTCGCCAGCTGAGATATAAAGCTAATGTTTATGTTCACTCTGCATTGTCTTGGTCCCTGCAAAACCAATCTCCACTTCGTTCCAGAAAAAAACGCACACATATCATACGCGTTGCGTCACTAACCACTTAAGGCTTCTTTTGCATCTGGGCCCGTTATGCTGTTTGAGTTAGGATCTCCTGGTTATACTCGAGCTATTGACTTGTCTAATCTCGTATATAGTGTGTGTAGGTGTCTTTTTTGTGTTCCGAAATTAATTCAATGTGCCAACATCTTCGATAAATGAAcgatagacctctttcataatggcgatcaaatctaatattcttttgttttaatgttaataagcctttctaacctcgctgccatgggcaaaattcaaaagaatacttAAAACCAGAGTAAGGCATgcaggtctaattaacataaatacaaaagaataacaaaataggccgccatttatgaaagtggtccaTAGTTAATGTTGACTTGGCGCCAAGTATGTCACTTCGGGAGGCTTATATGACGAACTAAGTTATGTCAGGTTAGTTTGTGGGTGGGCACCAGGGCGGTAAGGTTCCCTCAAAATTCCTGCCGAGTAAGGCTTGGGGATCTAGCGGATGGAAAAGCCAAAAAAGACGGTGACTAGAAGTCATCATCTTTATTGTCCTTGTGGAGTTTGTtctatgaagaaaataaagaaaattatgtaCATAATATTTTAcgaatgttgctttttttttctgtcactAGGTATCAAACGGTAAAGAGACGTCTAGGAATACTAACTGGTTCCAAACCATGCTCTCCTTTCCTCCCGCTGCCCCGTTGACTTCTCTTCAAAAATTTACAGCCTGGTCGGCGTTCGTTATGTACCTTATTCCTGGTTTGGCCGGCGGAGTCTTTCCACAGATTCTGAACTTCTTGTTTTTCAACATGGAGGGCAGCGGTCGCGACCTTGACTATATGCGGATTTGCTGCATGGCTCTGGCTCAAATTGGATTCTGGTACATTGTAAATGGCAGATCCTGTCCCAGAGTTGAAGGAAACGGCGCCATTTTGGGAACTGTTCCCGAGAGGGTATTTTTCATATCGGGGACTTTAATTTGGTTGTACCTGCAGTCGTTGATACCTTTCAGTTTTGCTATCGCATTTACAGTGCTTGATTCCACACTTGCCATTGTTACCTTCATCATCTGGTACCAAAATACACCGGGTGCCTCGCTTCTACAGTGTCTGAAAGAGATAGTAGCTGTTATGTTGCCAGTGCCATTTACTCCCATGCGCAACTTGTCTTCAAGTTGCTCCCAGATAACCGGCTATGGTAAACTAGCTGTCTCACTTATCTTCACGTTCAGAACGGACATCGCGCAAGATGTCTTGGGGGAGGCCCCGTGCGGAGAGTTTTCTAAAGGCTTGATTTCTGTCTATTTCATGGCGAATACTGCGATTGGCTGGCTTGAGGTCATAGGATCTGGTAATGGAAACGATGCTTCTCCGATTGCAGCGGTCTTTTATCGGCTTGTATGGAACGTACCTATGTTTACAGTTATGTATTACTTTGGGCGCATAGAGCAAGGGTTTGCTGCAGCAGTAGTTGTCATGGACGCTATTGCTGGAGTCATAGTTACCATGTGTCTTGGTATAGATGATTTGTCCGCTAAAAAGACAAATTAGCTCtgtgtaattattgttttcatcatttttgATTTTCCTACTTAACATTGATCGAAGGGTACTAGTAACCAGTGGGTTCGCTCTCGAGTAATTTCGTCAAAGTCGTTCTGCGAATTTGGTTAGATTGGCATGGGTTGCATGTCGCAGGTATCTTTTGCAATGAATTTATGAAATCTTAAGAATGCATTAATTTGATTATTTAATTTCTCATGTATAGGAGATATAGTGTATTGTCTATGGAGAATGAAATATTCACGAAAACGTGAAGCCATGATCAGTTTTACCGAGGACTCAAGTTTGATTCTTTGTTTGATTAGCCATGATTTCCATTGGCTCAATACCAAATATTTGCAGCTTGTTTTTAGCTATTTATGCACTCATCTAAAGCTGCAGGATAATTCCCAGGGTGATAATTGTGGCGATCACACGCATACGCATTCAAGCCGGCCTGTTTCACATTAAGTAATAGATTATTTATAAACATAATGAAACACAACACGCCTTGGACGCTTCCTTGTGGAACCCCCATCGAGTAGTTCGAGTGATTGGATCAAAGCACGGTTTCTTGTTTGTTATTTAATATAGGTCATGGAAAAGACTTGATATTAGATTAAGGACCAAAGATGTAAATAAACTTAATTTAGCGAAATGAGCCTCAATCTTTATTCCAATTTCATGTTATGGAAACCCAGAAACAAGTGCAACGTCTGTAGTAATTTTACCCTTGTCTACTCGTTTGGTagcaaatttttgtattttaccTCCCCATCGACGCGGCAGAGTAGTTTCTTCAGAGCTTAAACCGCCTTCCACTCATGTTATacgagaggttaagcatgataTTTACGGCAATCTGTAGGCTGCTGCGTGTCAcaaatttacgtttttcaacttgtctcacaCTTTTGAGTAGTTACTCGATGTATCTACAGGTAACAGAAAGGAGCTTAAATGAATCAGGTTTCtccttgttttggcaaaaagaaatcgtttggtacgacactctggcaccacgtccagaggtactgctttaTTGGCATTTTGTAAGCGCATGCGCAGTTCGCGAAAACTGAAGCTCTTACCATTTTTGTGGGAAAAGCTCAGCGGCAACCGCAATTGTTTCAAATTCCAACCAAAGaaagtttttgaaaataatcGTCACTGAACACAAGCTGAAATAGCAAGAGCGAGAAAAATTTACAAAGACATTAATAGGGTAAGGGCAAGGGTTAATACAAGTAATTTCTTCGTCCCGTCCAGTAAGGCCTTGCCTGATTGAGTGAGGATTGACTTGAATCCCTTTGCGGCGCCCGATAACACTCACTAACATCGATTGACACCTTGTTTCTGAGCCAGCGTGATCAAAAACCCATACATAAACACATGTTTCACTGATTCTGCTGGTGAGTGGCGACTGAAATCTGGCTTTAGCCGATGTGATGTAGAGCTTTCCAACGGAGCCACTTAATTAAGTTACATATGAGTTCAGAACCATGCCCCCGCCCGTCTCCTCGAGGCTTCGTTTTCGCTTTGCGTTGCAGCAGACCTTAAATTTTGTCTTCGGCTGGTTGGAAGTAATGATGTATTTTCCCTTGTAACTGTCATGCGTCAAGGTTAGGGTTTTAAACCTTTTCACCCATTCCTCGGATGAAAAGTTGTGGAAATGATGTCCAGGCAATAATGGGGTGAGGCAGATTGTATCCCAGGTTTAACTAGCTTAGGGTGCAGATGTGATGATTTAGGGTGCAAAAAGGAGTGGCTTTCAATAGTAGTTTTCGATACTGTGGATTCTTCGGAAATACTGAAGTAAAGACACGTTTCAGCAACAAatgaattgaaacaaaacgaCACAAACGAGTACATTATACAGCAACCCAAGTTGTTAAAGGTGTCGTCTTCTTGAGGAACATCAGCCCACAGGCCTCTGCCTGTAAATACCAGTAATTGAATACATACTGTCAATTGTTCCTCAAAGTTAGTCACCGAAAACAGCCGTCCTCCGTAAAACAATTTCCACGCGACCTAGAGCTATCTTAGATAAACATTTTGATCATCCTTACAAAAACTCTTCAGCACGTTTCTTTAAAATGGTGGAAAGATACTGAAAAAAAAGCTAATCAATTTAAAACTCAGATCCCCGTAGACGCAGGAGCCCGTAAATATGGGCCCCTGCGGGTAAGTGTTAATCTGCTATTGACATTCGCAGTCAACTAATTTTCTCACAGTTGGTGGTAAGACATTTACAGTCGGTGCTATACCTTAATTGTTTTTAACTATAGACTTCATGCAGTGAATGCAAACAAAAGTGGATGCTTATGTTATTAATGTCTTGCATGCACAATTATTGCCATGAGCCAATGACAAATCACcaaatccgaaaaaaaaaattattgagtaGCTCTCTATCTCTTCCTGTCTTGAGCGCGCAAAAGGCTCACGTGATTGGATTTCTTAGTCCTTCGATTCCGCTTGAATTGCTCCTTGAAAGTTCTTTTCTCGTTACCTTAGCATCGCCAACTAAAATTTACTTGTTCagaatttaaaatattacaaTCCCAATGTATTAGCAAAACAAGCATAACTTTTCAAGTCCTTTTCCACCCACGCAAAGATCACTGCCTCGTGGATTCCATAAACGGCGCTCCATTGTAAGTGCACCCTTTTTGATTCACCAAAAATAAGACCAGAAATTAAGTTGTCTTTTGTTTCTTATCTTCTTGATATTGTTCACTTGCGGCTAATTTTTCAGGCAAAACCGTGTCTTCTATGGTGTCTAGTGACATTGTTACAACGCTTGAGTTGTGGTCTCCAGCGCTCAACTGTACATTATTGAGAATTCGATTAAATCAACCATTGACcataaaactttttttaataATTCCTCATTG
Protein-coding sequences here:
- the LOC136914402 gene encoding uncharacterized protein isoform X1, whose product is MEEQVLRAGEAVLIRRKQSRKRRENAVSNGKETSRNTNWFQTMLSFPPAAPLTSLQKFTAWSAFVMYLIPGLAGGVFPQILNFLFFNMEGSGRDLDYMRICCMALAQIGFWYIVNGRSCPRVEGNGAILGTVPERVFFISGTLIWLYLQSLIPFSFAIAFTVLDSTLAIVTFIIWYQNTPGASLLQCLKEIVAVMLPVPFTPMRNLSSSCSQITGYGKLAVSLIFTFRTDIAQDVLGEAPCGEFSKGLISVYFMANTAIGWLEVIGSGNGNDASPIAAVFYRLVWNVPMFTVMYYFGRIEQGFAAAVVVMDAIAGVIVTMCLGIDDLSAKKTN
- the LOC136914402 gene encoding uncharacterized protein isoform X2 → MVSNGKETSRNTNWFQTMLSFPPAAPLTSLQKFTAWSAFVMYLIPGLAGGVFPQILNFLFFNMEGSGRDLDYMRICCMALAQIGFWYIVNGRSCPRVEGNGAILGTVPERVFFISGTLIWLYLQSLIPFSFAIAFTVLDSTLAIVTFIIWYQNTPGASLLQCLKEIVAVMLPVPFTPMRNLSSSCSQITGYGKLAVSLIFTFRTDIAQDVLGEAPCGEFSKGLISVYFMANTAIGWLEVIGSGNGNDASPIAAVFYRLVWNVPMFTVMYYFGRIEQGFAAAVVVMDAIAGVIVTMCLGIDDLSAKKTN